One region of Vitis vinifera cultivar Pinot Noir 40024 chromosome 1, ASM3070453v1 genomic DNA includes:
- the LOC100252679 gene encoding protein SPIRAL1-like 1, translating to MGRGVSSGGGQSSLSYLFGSGEAPRPVSNNAPAPPIEGHAANNGPSSRPTAAAQPIDVTKQVPAGIHGNTTNNYFRADGQNTGNFITDRPSTKVHAAPGGGSSLGYLFGGGGN from the exons ATGGGTCGTGGTGTTAGTAGTGGTGGAGGACAGAGTTCATTGAGTTACCTGTTTGGGAGTGGAGAGGCACCAAGACCAGTGTCAAACAATGCCCCAGCTCCTCCAATTGAAGGGCATGCTGCAAATAATGGACCATCCTCCAGACCCACTGCTGCTGCTCAACCAATAGATGTTACTAAACAGGTTCCAGCGGGTATCCATGGTAACACCACAAATAACTACTTCCGGGCAGATGGTCAGAACACTGGCAACTTCATCACG GATCGGCCTTCAACCAAAGTCCATGCTGCTCCAGGTGGTGGATCATCCTTGGGCTACCTCTTTGGCGGCGGTGGTAACTGA
- the LOC100247579 gene encoding ubiquinone biosynthesis protein COQ4 homolog, mitochondrial — MMIGGARVRLNGWQQAAVAMGSAIGALMDPRRADLIAALGETTGKPAFERVLERMKKSPEGQAILLDRPRVVSARVGHAWDMPANTFGAAYAKFMGSRNFSPDDRPPVRFMETDELAYVAMRAREVHDFWHTLFSLPTNLIGESALKVIEFEQMFLPMCLLSVIGGTARFSEKQRALFFQHYFPWATRAGMQCTDLMCIYYEQHFHEDLDDVRRKWGIVPAPPPPRQ; from the exons ATGATGATTGGAGGCGCCCGGGTCCGGCTTAATGGGTGGCAGCAGGCTGCTGTTGCTATGGGTTCGGCAATTGGCGCATTAATGGACCCGCGCCGAGCCGATTTGATTGCGGCTCTTGGCGAGACTACTGGGAAGCCTGCTTTTGAAAGGGTTCTGGAAAGAATGAAGAAGAGCCCGGAAGGCCAG GCTATACTCTTGGACAGACCACGTGTCGTATCTGCAAGAGTGGGTCATGCATGGGATATGCCTGCAAACACATTTGGTGCTGCCTATGCAAAGTTCATGGGATCCAGAAACTTTTCCCCAGATGATCGGCCACCAGTGCGGTTCATGGAGACAGATGAGCTGGCATATGTCGCCATGCGTGCCCGTGAGGTGCATGACTTCTGGCACACCCTCTTTAGCCTCCCCACTAACCTAATTGGTGAGTCGGCACTCAAGGTAATAGAGTTTGAGCAAATGTTCCTTCCAATGTGCCTTCTATCTGTCATAGGGGGTACGGCAAGATTTAGCGAGAAGCAAAGAGCATTGTTCTTCCAGCATTACTTCCCTTGGGCCACCCGTGCTGGTATGCAGTGCACAGATCTCATGTGCATATACTATGAGCAGCATTTTCATGAGGATTTGGACGATGTTAGGAGGAAATGGGGGATAGTTCCTGCTCCTCCTCCTCCACGTCAATAA
- the LOC100252431 gene encoding sufE-like protein 2, chloroplastic isoform X1: protein MFIIWSLQESKPKMDSATLGTGYSCTLTAGFSKWRNPSQIPRSIQFVRHQQNKRNLLFKSLKCVLISHPSLAAVRLRSLASEFTGLTEPIDRVKRLLHYAELLPPFDESARVPANRVTGCTAEVWLDVRLDEFGGTRFAVDSDSEITKGFCSCLIRVLDGAAPEEVLKMKAEDLMEMNVGVGLGVRAHSRVNAWHNILTSMQKRTEALVAERERRAEPQTQVVSG, encoded by the exons ATGTTTATCATTTGGTCTCTTCAAGAATCAAAg CCAAAGATGGACTCTGCAACTTTGGGAACGGGATATTCTTGTACCTTGACTGCTGGATTCTCTAAATGGAGGAACCCTAGCCAAATCCCTAGATCTATTCAGTTCGTACGACaccaacaaaataaaagaaatctcTTGTTCAAATCTTTGAAATGCGTTCTCATCTCCCATCCCAGTCTCGCCGCCGTCAGGCTTCGAAGCCTAGCTTCGGAGTTTACGGGGCTCACGGAGCCGATTGATCGCGTGAAACGTCTTTTACATTACGCGGAGCTTCTCCCGCCGTTCGACGAGTCGGCTCGCGTGCCGGCAAACCGAGTCACGGGGTGTACGGCCGAGGTGTGGTTGGATGTGAGGTTAGACGAGTTCGGGGGGACGAGGTTCGCAGTGGATAGCGATTCGGAGATCACGAAGGGGTTCTGTTCTTGTTTGATTCGGGTTTTGGACGGAGCTGCGCCGGAGGAGGTTTTGAAGATGAAGGCGGAGGATTTGATGGAGATGAACGTGGGAGTGGGATTGGGAGTTAGGGCACATTCCAGGGTTAACGCATGGCATAACATATTGACCAGTATGCAGAAGCGGACAGAAGCTCTTGTTGCAGAGCGAGAGAGAAGGGCAGAGCCGCAAACTCAGGTTGTCTCTGGTTGA
- the LOC100252431 gene encoding sufE-like protein 2, chloroplastic isoform X2 produces the protein MDSATLGTGYSCTLTAGFSKWRNPSQIPRSIQFVRHQQNKRNLLFKSLKCVLISHPSLAAVRLRSLASEFTGLTEPIDRVKRLLHYAELLPPFDESARVPANRVTGCTAEVWLDVRLDEFGGTRFAVDSDSEITKGFCSCLIRVLDGAAPEEVLKMKAEDLMEMNVGVGLGVRAHSRVNAWHNILTSMQKRTEALVAERERRAEPQTQVVSG, from the coding sequence ATGGACTCTGCAACTTTGGGAACGGGATATTCTTGTACCTTGACTGCTGGATTCTCTAAATGGAGGAACCCTAGCCAAATCCCTAGATCTATTCAGTTCGTACGACaccaacaaaataaaagaaatctcTTGTTCAAATCTTTGAAATGCGTTCTCATCTCCCATCCCAGTCTCGCCGCCGTCAGGCTTCGAAGCCTAGCTTCGGAGTTTACGGGGCTCACGGAGCCGATTGATCGCGTGAAACGTCTTTTACATTACGCGGAGCTTCTCCCGCCGTTCGACGAGTCGGCTCGCGTGCCGGCAAACCGAGTCACGGGGTGTACGGCCGAGGTGTGGTTGGATGTGAGGTTAGACGAGTTCGGGGGGACGAGGTTCGCAGTGGATAGCGATTCGGAGATCACGAAGGGGTTCTGTTCTTGTTTGATTCGGGTTTTGGACGGAGCTGCGCCGGAGGAGGTTTTGAAGATGAAGGCGGAGGATTTGATGGAGATGAACGTGGGAGTGGGATTGGGAGTTAGGGCACATTCCAGGGTTAACGCATGGCATAACATATTGACCAGTATGCAGAAGCGGACAGAAGCTCTTGTTGCAGAGCGAGAGAGAAGGGCAGAGCCGCAAACTCAGGTTGTCTCTGGTTGA